The Danio aesculapii chromosome 22, fDanAes4.1, whole genome shotgun sequence genomic sequence TATAGACAGTCACCAACTTTAAAATGTAACCTAAACCTTGATTATGGATGCTGAATGTACTTACAGCTAAAGAAAATGCAAGGCCAACACACAAAATGGAAAAAATCATTACAGGTATCTCTGGACTTGGTTTTGTTCCTTGGTTGTCTATCCGTCTTGATACCctcgctgtaaaaaaaaaaaaaaatggaaaacagcATGAAAACATGATTGCATTGTTTACTCTTTCTAGAGTAGGCTGAAACATAAAGAGTCTAGACATTCATGACATATAGATCATtttactccaaaaaaaaaaaaatcattgtattTACGTGCCTTCGATGTTAAGCTTGACATCCCTAATTATTGAGTCCTGTATGATATAGCATGTGTACTTTCCGCTATCACTGTCTTGCAGATCTCTGAGTTTGATGGAGAAGTTTCCGTTCTTGTACTGCTCAGGGAAGCTTTGAGCTCTATTTCTGTATGCTGGATCCTGTGCTTTGGCTGAAACTGTACCGTCAATAATCTCAAAGACATCCAAGCCATTGTGTCTCCAACGCACAATGATGTCTTGAACTGTACGCTGAGGTTGTTCAGAAGAACAAGGTAAAACAGCAGTGCCTCCAGTAAAACCCACAACAGAGGCCTGTGAACACACTGAAACAGAAAAAGAAGTCTCTACTGTGCTCTCTACTCTTAAGGACAGACTGATTTTCTGATCCAAGATCCAAGTCCTGTGTAGAGATGATGATGCCAATTATCCAAGGGCTTTAAGGACAACTATACACTTTATAAACAAATACACTTCCTTTagcatgtacacatagacatcacacATATATATTTTCCAACCGCAGGTTAATtatcaacagaaattagtccaaggcactcggaaaatgtggaaaatttaaaaagcctttattcacatggcttaatcttaaaagaaacctacgcatttcggcaaggatctgccttcatcagggtaacagtgatcaggtgcgtttagagtctcttttgagtactatggtcacatcagaatcagaatcggttttattgccaagtgtgcttcacacacacaaggaatttgttttggctacagaagcttccagtgtacataaagtgacatgtgacaacacaaaataatctgaaaaaataaaataataataataaaaaaatgatgaacattaaacagatgcggttagtgaagaaacctggatgttgagttgtatgtacagattgttataaatatacaggttataaggtgctgtgtacaagtgcgaatgtagaaagtattgcattgtatattgatataaggtgctgtgtacaagtgcgtatgagaaagtattgcacatatttattgcacagtaggggaatatttaactgttcataaggtagacagcctgaggaaagaaacttttcctgtgtctggctgttttttttttggttctgaagcgccgaccagacggtaacagttcgaacaggtagtgtgctgggtgtgaggcgtccagagtgattttgcgagcccttttactcactctggaagagtacagttcttgaagtgtaggaagggtagtgccagtgattcgttcagcagtccggactattcgctgtagtctacggaggtcagttttggcagctgagccgaaccagacggtgattgaagtgcagaggatggattggatgacagctgagtagaactgtacgagcagctcctgtggcaggttgaacttcctcagctgacgaaggaagtacagtctctgctgggctttcttcacaatagagtctatatgagtgtcccacttcagatcctgagagatggtggtgcccaggaacctgaatgactctactgcagccacagtgctgttcatgatggtgagtggggggagtgcaggggggtttctcctgaagtccactatcatctccactgttttgagcgtgttcagctccaggttgttgtatctgcaccataacgccagccgctccacctcctgtctgtatgcagactcgtcaccgttctggatgaggccgataacagtagtgtcgtctgcaaacttaatgagtttgatggaggggtcttttgcagtgcagtcgttggtgtacagggagaagagcagtggagaaagaacacatccctggggggcaccagtgctgtcggatgtgattttgcccattctgactagctgctgtctatctgtcagaaagctggtgatccattgacagacagagctaggaacagagagctgggccagtttgtactcaagcagtgatgggacgatggtgttaaaggcagaactgaagtccacaaacagaatccttgcgtagttccctggtttgtccagatgttgtagggtataatgcagtcccatgttgactgcatcatccacagaccggtttgctctataggcgaactgcagggggtccagcaggggtccagtgatgtccttcagatatgctagcaccagtctttcgaatgacttcatggccacagatgttaaggccacaggtctgtagtcattgagtcctgtgatctttggcttctttgggattgggatgatggtggagcgcttaaagcaggatggaactttgcgctgttccagtgatctattgaagatatgtgagaaaatgggagccagctggtcagcgcaggttctcagacaggctggtgagacaccatctggccctggtgctttccttctcttctgtttactgaagatctgacgccgttttcctcactgatctgaagagcagggggggagaggaagatggctggaggtgttgatggctgtgtagggcgatggtccgggctgtgttgatgtggtgttgatggctgtgtagggagatggtccgggtgggtgtgaggtgtctggtcataggtgtcaaacctacagtagaacatactcattcaaacatctcgacaacactcaaataatttaaccgacatagtcaactatcatcattaattcagcatagatagagGGTGACATTAAACCATGCACGGACATACAAAAACtgcttaaacatggcatgtatatacatacatccGAACACTAATCTCAATTTTAATTTTCTCTTAGTCATTCCTATATAAAAACATCTGCACGGACATTCCACTCGATAAACAACAAATGTAGTattgcaattaataaatgaattaacctTAAATTTACAGCCTGATGATGGCTCTCTAAATATATTGGAGTATGTTATCACAATGATTGCAATTACCACATCTGTAGTTTCCTGTTGTTTGACTTAACCAAGTATTAGTGTTCTTGGTGGAGAGATGGCTTCTCACTAGTTTATCTTGAATAGTAGGAGCTTTTCGAAATACAATAGAGGGGGACACAGGTAAAACTTCCCTAAGATGGGGATCACTCATCAGAATATtccaattattttttacaattctcTTAATTTTATTTGCCTCTGTACTGTATTGTGtgacaaaataaacagaacttCCTGACTGATTCAATCTAGGTCTTTGTATTAAAAGTTCATCTCTGATAAGGTCACGGCAATCCCACTCTATTAAAAATAGTTGGGATTGAACATATTTATAATTCTACAAGAGGAGGAGACaggataaaaagattaaaacagagagagactttTTGGATCTATACGTTAAAAGCAACTAGATTCCCAGGTCTAAATGGTGAATTAGACTTTTCTTCATTTCTGTAAAACAGTTTATCCATAGATGGTCCACAGATTATCATCATATATTGTAcaatgtgtttgtattttcttATGTGTACATGTCTTTATACgtgcatgtgtgaatatatatatatatatatatatatatatatatatatatatatatatatatatatatatatatatatatatatgtgcacatgtaaatgtgttcGGAAGTGTGTATATACATAACATGTTTAAGCAGTTTTTGTATGTCTGTGCATGGTTTAATGTCACCctctatctatgctgaattaatgatgatagttgactatgttggttaaattatttgagtgttgtCGAGATGTTTGACCATAGTACTCAAAGAGTACATAGAGTCATGTGAccatagtactcaaaagagactctaaacgcacctgatcactgttacgctgatgaaggcagatccttgccgaaacgcgtaggtttcttttaagattaagccatgtgaataaaggctttttaaattttccacattttccgagtgccttggactaatttctgttgatgttttgttgaatcccttacccaaagagcaccgtcCAAATATCTGAGTTACCCCTGAGCGATTTTTACTTGTTTTTCCGCAGgttaattatgtttataaataataacttattaGTGTGATTAGTTATTAgataattaaagtaatataaaaactaataaacttaacttttctgattttgattgtaatgtaataatgtgcctcttttgtaaagctgctttgaaactaaTTGTTGtgtaaagtgctatacaaatagaATTGAAATGAGAACAGTTTTTTATGACTGTTAAAGTTTGGTGCTTACCTTGACGAATCAACAACAGAGAACAAAAAATGGAAAATAACctgtacaaaaacaaaacactcatTTACTTTTATAACACATAATGCTCACACAATAAAACTGTTGATCAAGGTAAAGCCCCGTTCAGATTACAAGATTTTGTCCTAATTTTTGACATGATTTGCTTTTGATGCAGGGTGTCGTGGGAATTCATAAATGATAAACTGGCATTGAGATACAAGATTCAATCATTTCTTCTCGTGTTGTGTGCCATAGTGCATGACAACCTATGATATCTGTGACGATTTGCGGCATCCTCGCAGAAAGTCACATGTTTTAATTTTACCCACATCGTACACAATGAGTTTTGTCACATGGGtaaccaataaaaataaaagttgacTAATAAAGGCACAGAATCTCTTCCACACACAGCACTTAAAATGGCAAAATGGAAGAGAGAGGTGTTGCTTTTTGGAAAAAAATTTGTGGAGCAACAGTACTCTTGTATGATGTGTCCAGCCTAATCTCCCTagggaaacataactattttaccattagtcagtttagtggctaattcgtatgaattcgtacaagttcagtcataaaaaattatatgattttaaaaaggaggcgtggcaccaaaccccacccctaaacccaaccgtcattggggaataaGCAAATCGTGCTAAATGTAAGACTGAGATGtacaaatttatacgaattagacactaaatcaaaaagttacgaattgctgtgagatagcgttGGATGTGTCATCATGGCTCTAATatgaccaaataaaaaaataaatattgacaaTCAATGGCCAAGGCATTTCTGCAGCCTGGAAGGTGAGTACTAGAATTACCAGGTAAActtacaaaacaaacaatgacAAAGGCATTTTTAATTTATGCAGCTTCTCTATGACAGAATGTGTGTCGTAGACATCATGCAAATAATTGATCATGACGCATCTGGCATATGTGGTAGCCATGACACATCAAGATTTGATCTAGACAAAAGTCacataatctatttatttattcatttgtttatttatttatattttccattGCTGTTGTAATCGATAATAAAAACCATGTAAATTGAACAGGAGTAATGTAAACCTTAAACAATCCTGAACATCTGAAGGCTTAACATATGATTCAAAGGCATCTCATTA encodes the following:
- the LOC130215775 gene encoding CD276 antigen, giving the protein MPQIVTDIIGCHALWLFSIFCSLLLIRQVCSQASVVGFTGGTAVLPCSSEQPQRTVQDIIVRWRHNGLDVFEIIDGTVSAKAQDPAYRNRAQSFPEQYKNGNFSIKLRDLQDSDSGKYTCYIIQDSIIRDVKLNIEARVSRRIDNQGTKPSPEIPVMIFSILCVGLAFSLANSATGFSIQHLVSVPSPDK